Genomic DNA from Corylus avellana chromosome ca4, CavTom2PMs-1.0:
CCGTACATTCTCTTTCTTATATTTCTTCTCTCACATCCCATATTTTCTAaatcttcataaaaaaaatttcaatatatcAGAGCATGTTTATCTGACAGGTGCTTTGTTCAAGTCACATGAACCCCACTTTACTAATGAACCATTGCATTTTGCTTCTGTTCAGGGTCCATCTGCAGGGCCTCTGTTCAAGATCTTTTTTTCAGGCCTACACGTGAGAGGGGTGTTAGCCTAGTTGCCAAGTTCCAGGACAATGGGATTTGCAACAAGGTACATCTAgatctctctctgtttcttccCCAGGTCAGTTTCCTATGAAAGTAGATCTCAATAAGGAACTCATTTAAGGGCAGGTCCTTATGGTGAAAGAGTAGACTATCACAAAAATTATGCAAGGATTTGGGTGAGTACTTggaaacttttgaaaaataaattcgAGGGAGTAGCAGCATGTAATTTATTGTGCAAGTAACAGAAGCTTTTCAGATAACTCATAGCCGTGCTGGGAGTTTTTCCATAAGTTTATAATATTGATGCATAATCGATATATGATTAAAAAGGTTGCATTTTTCTTAACTTTGTAGCaactaaaaattcaaagaatttgATCAAAATGAGTAGAGGTCAAAGGTTTGAACAAAATAATTGTCAGTAACTATCAAAATCGATTACTACAAGCTTAGAATGCatataattgcaatggaaagCTAATCAAATTTGAAAGGTTGCAATATTTATATACCAGAATTTAGCCCTGTTCTCCGCAGGGACATAAAACATAGTCTCAGCCAACACACCACATTCTCCCCCAGAGTCCATGTTCCCATAGAAGGATCCAGTCCCTGGCCAGTCACGCTCATGGTTACCACTGCATGGAGAAATCACCATTCGGCACATAAGGTAAAGTAGAAGACAAATATATGCTCAAACATTATAAGTAAATTATGATATACCTTGCAATCATGTAAGGCACAGTTGACGTAATTGGCTCAACCTGTGCTGTAAATTGGTCCCACTGTGAAATGTATCCATTTGCATAACATATATCTCCAATGtggaaaattatatcaatattcTTTAAATCTCGAATAAGCTCTCGAGTGGTGTTCAGGGAGCCGCGCTGGAAATTGTTATATTCGTTGGAACCATCAGCTTCATCCTGTAGAGTGAAAGAATTTAGCAAAATATCTAGAAAGTACATAATTCATTGGACAGTCATTCATAATCTTAAACAGCAATctgaaaacataaaagttatagtagaataattagaaaagaaaaaaaatcagtctataatataaaattactgCAACAATCCACATACAAAAGACATTTTTGCATGGCTGTGAACTGGGATTAATAATTGACACATGTAATGTTTTCCAAGAGAGTTCAAACCTTCCCCATGTCACCAAAAATGACTACACGTTGTAGAGAATTTTGACCAGGATAAGGAGATGCCCTAAACTGATATTGTTCACTCCAAATATATGTACCATTGAATAATCTATGCCCCAGCTTGTAAATATACCTGCATAATCAATAGAAAATCATATTGAATGTTTAGTTTCTCATAAATCCTAACAGCTGattgcaaaaattttaacataatactaatttaataatttttacagTTGGAATCTTATAGTCAAACCTTATCGAGTGAAAACCATTGATATTTCAAACTCAATCCTTTTCAAGAGAAATATGTTCAGAATGTTAAATGTATTGTACCACTTCATAATGGGAAGAACAGTTAGAAAGCTTTCTTTTTAGATTAACACCAATTTCACTATGCTTCTTGGCCAAAGAATCAATACAGATGAATGCACTGTTTAGATATATGAAGATAAAATGACACATCATTCAAAGGTATCATTATGTGGGGCCACTAAATAAcacattattatatttttttatcatcctACCAGATCTTCCATTTATATCAAACTTCCAATTAACTTGTGAAGTCAtgttattatttaaaaacagaacataatttaattagttgaaTTTTAAATATAACTTGCTTATTCCCATTTCTGATAAACAGTGCATCAATGCGTTCCTCATATATACAtcatattaatgttttcatactgtttttttttttttaaaaaaaaaaagaaaaaaatagtctGAATCAAAGTTCAAATCTATTATTGATTTATTCAATACATCAGTATCCAGGAGGGCTAATGAGCTAAACAAAGGATTTTAAGAGTTACggattccaatttccaaaacattttggccaaaaaggaaaattatgcACAATGAAAGTCAAACAGAACCCAAATATTATGAATGGATAGATATGCTTAGAAGTACATAACAAAAAAGATGCTAATCCTCTGTATAAAACTTGGCTCAAAAACCTAGATTTTTTAAGAGCAACATCAAAAGCAAGAATAAAAATACATCATACTTTTTATTGGGCCACAATTCCTTCAAAAAACTGGTATGTATAAATCCAGGATCACGCCATCCCACAGTCCTAGCCGGTGCACCTGTGCATATATGTTCATAAGGTGAGTTATCTACCAACAGGAAATAACTCGAGAACAAATTTTggataattatttaaaaatattgaaaagaaaaatgaatgatCATGCACTTTTTTGTGAAGGTTCAAACTCTCAGATAGTCTTTTATGAGAACAAAATTCAGAGGTAAGAATGTTACACACCACACATGCTGTTACGATCAAAAGTCAGTGTCCCAGCAGCTGCAGAAAGAACACGGTCACCTCCTTTTGGACCCCACTCAACGAAAGGTTCTGCTTCATCGATCCCATATCCACTTGTCCAGGTCACAGTCATCTGAGTATCAATTCAAAGCCATGTTATTTCCTTAAAATTGTAAGCCCTTAAATAGTGTAGGTAACATTACAATAATTTTTGCATGCTATTAACTTGAGGAAACAAAAGgtgatgttaaaaaaaaaaaaaaggaagtagaAGAAGGTGCCAGTAAGCTAATGGAACAAAAGcttatagaaaaatgaatagttttTACAGTTCAAAGAAAACAAGTAGGATACGATGGATAATCTGTGATCTATTGATATTCTAGCACAAAATAAGAGGACTTCTTATTTGTGTTATGTACATTATATGAGTTTCAACGATTAAGAGAAAGGGGAAATAAGACTCACTTCATTCCATTCTTTTCCTTGTGCCAAGCGTGGGTAAACCGGAGCATTTGGATTCGCAAAAGCTACTTGATTAGACACTGCCACCAGCTTAGGCTATCAAGTAAAAATAAAGAcgtgagtgaaaaaaaaatgcaacaagGTCAATCAAGCTTGAAATGCAAATAAGAACCAAAAGAAACGTGTTAAATGTAAAACAGGACATGAATagcaacaaaggaaaaaaaatgacagaagaggagagagagagagccaagaAGACATTGGTAGAGGCCTTGCAGAAAGCCATCACTGCCAaggattttgaggaaaatgtgCCAGTCAACATGgtgcataattgcaaaaaaaggATTCAGTTAGCAACACAAAGTAGTTGAGATTTAGGCATTTTACTCTATACTAAAATCCATCAAGCAGTCACCAGAAGCATTGTTTGTACATGAAAATTTCTAACCATCACTAGATtaatccttttattttctttctttcgaaGAAAAATAACAGGAAAATGTAATAACCGATCTAAAAAAAACTACTGTTTCATGACAATTGGTCCATATGAGACAAATTCGTTACCACATAGATATGCAGATGCTAGACCAAAGGCAATGGTAACCATACATTTGATAAGCCAGCAGAAAAGAGAGCAAAAGAGAAGTTGGATCTCTGGTTAATCAGCTGAAGCTTCAAATACCCTTTTCCAGTTTTTTTGTACTCTGGACTGGAGTAGTTCGCATACTGAAACTGCAAAAGGAGTAAGACAATCAAGTTTACTTTTTTAGCTCTTTTTATATTTCAAGGATTGTCAAGGTAAGAAGCAATTCAGAAAAAGCCATTGCACTGTCCAGGATGAACCTTAATAGGTGCAGAACAAAGTAGTGGAGGATAAACTCTTGGGTTTTCTTCGGGGCAGGTGGAAGCACTGAAAATGGTGAATAGGAAAGGCTCAATTTAGATCAACGCAATTTAGTTTAATTACAAGCAGAAGAAACAAATAAGATATTTCAAGGTTCCAAATGCTGACTGAAGGTTCAGAAATCCAACACCATTTACTCACCTGAAATTGGCGGGTGAAAATACTCCTATCCAATCATCATTTGATGGGTTTGGAGAACTGAACTCTATTGACACCCATTCTGTATTTTGCCCCTGAAGCAGTGAACAAAACTTGCATTAGCCGCAAAACAAGcctattttcttcatatttttagggttttgtcccCTGCCCCAGTGATTCTACGGCACATTCTATGTTCCACACAGGAGATCAATGGCCAGGGAAATGAACTTAAGAAGCATGCGAACTTgaagatcatcatcatcaaggTCAATTAAACAAGTTATCGTTTAAAATAATACAAGGCTAAATATTAAGATAGAGATTAAAAAGAAGAATAGCGCTGTTGAAGCTTACCTTGAATCCAAGGACCGTAGGTGAAGCTTTAACATAAGCATGATCCTGAAGAGCAAATGATGCCTTGTGAATAGCAATTTTTGACAGAGGCTGGTCTCCATGTGACCACGCCTCTTGAAGGGCCGTAAGAAGAAATAGAATTGCCAAGGAGATCGAATTTAGTCCTCTCATCCCACCCAAGCTTCTGAATCGaataaaaaggagaaaaatcaaacaaaagaaaagaaagacagATATGAGTTgatagagaaaaacaaaatcgcAACTACAAAAACACtcctcaaaaaaatcaaaatgcataAAACAGTACCCAGTAGGCCAGTGCCCCTTCTAAATCAATGCGAAGCTTAAAAGCAGAGCAAGATCAACCGTATGAAAGCAGAAATGAAATGCAAAACATTTTCACATACCCACCCGGCCACCCCACCCAACCATACGATCAACCTtatgaaacaaagaaagaaaagagagagagaaagagacagtCCAATCAAACCTCCAAGCACAGCAGGCCTACAACTACAGGTTTGTGAAATGCGAATACATCAACTCATCGAGAAGTACCTCTATTTACTGATTATACTCTAATGAAAGCAGAATATCAATCGGTTTTATCCAAAAGTAAAGTAAAACAGCAGCTGGGTATTCACAGAAACTGAAGTAAgcacaaggaaaagaaagaacaatgACGGATATGGCACTTACCTGCAGAAGATTGAACTGTAGAGAGAACTCGATCAATGTCAAAACCAAACAagtaaataaaacaaagatggTAAACTTGTTTCTTATCCAATGTTGTGAATTGGAAGAGCCGAACAGGTAAAGAATTGCAATAAGTAAACGAAAGATTGATAATTTCGAAAATAGTAAGAAAGACGTTGGACCTAAGAATATTCATAGAAGATTCCACTCATTGGTCCGAGATTGAAGCTGAATTGTCGCCGGGCACTTGGAGTTTCATGGGCGCGGACGGAACGACGTAGTTTCCAAGCTAACGACTTGAAATGGAAATTCGACTTGGACTAGAGTGCAGACAGTAGACACCAATAATTGGGGAAAAATACAACGGACGAGAGAATAGGATTCTCTCCCttccaaattaaatttgatattatcatattattcatTTCATAGGTAATTTTGGAAGCTAGTTGGTCTATTTATGTATATAGTTTCAATGTCAGCacattctaaaaaaaagaaaattaaataatatgatagtatATATACCGAACCAATTTTAAATCTTGATCATGAGTTCATGATATAATTTTGGAAGATGCTAAATGTTGTCAATGCGACAGGCAAAAATTGGAGCAAATTTAGACATGTTTTTGGACGGAGTTAAGAATATTGAGAATGACTCTTGTCAAAAGAAATGTCAATTTTGTTGTGCATGATTTAGCCAAAACAGTAATTACCCGTGTCATAGGTCAAGTTTGGTTAGAAGAAATGTCAAATTGTATTTATAGTATTGTAATCATAAAGCAATTGTACTGATGCTTGGTTTTTCAATAAAGTACTAGATTTGTTCAATAAATTTTTGGTTCCATATttatggtttatatatatatatatttttgtaatttatggTGGCCTATATTGTCATTGTAAGATGTTGACAGACTTAGATATAATTTATGACACATGTTTCGGTCTACAGATTTGGCAAACATATAAAACAGTCAACATAATTTCTTGGGAATATTAAAGCAGCAGATGTGATGAAACAGATCAGTGTTCATGGCTTGTATCAGGGTGtagttcaaatttttgtaatgaaaattttttatatatatgtctgattagtattagtcgcTTTGAATTTCTATTGATGCTCTGGTAGGGCTGGGTCAGACTATAACTCAGTCAGATTTGAAGGAGCGTCTGCGGTTCCCACCGTCTAAGTCCctgtgctactatggtcacgtcCAAATAGGATAGCTAAAAATCAGTCTCCTCCGCCGACcctttttgcttaaaaaaaaaaaaaaaaaagggcatatgAAGGTACTAGCGAGGCAACGTTGTGACATGTGGGTGGGCAACTATCAGCAGTACAGGTGCAGATATTCtgcaggaagaagaaaaatgaaatattgaAATTGTTGGTTAAATTGCAACATTCCTGAATTGTTGGTTAAGTAATTGCAGCATTCCTgaataaagatttaaaaaaattctttgtaaatCTTTTTAAATGCTTAAGACGTTCTCATTACAAAgctgaaaataataaaaacaagagaaaatgaaTGAGTAAATCTACTATAGAATTTTTGTAAAACTCACATTGAGTCCACAAAAAAATATGGTTGAGAGAATAATGTATATcatgcttttaaaaataaagttatacaAATTTTTACAAGTTTATATGAGTTTAGTTCGTTTAATACATGAgcctaaaattttgtttaaacttTGTTTGTTTAATCGAGCCGAACCCGAGCCTATTCGTGGTCTATTGAGGACATATACAAGGTTGAGACACGGATGGTGTTGTATTGATTTCACAAAATTGAGTCATTCATGCATTCGGTGCATGCATATGTAAGATTCACATGGAAGGATAAAGTTAGCGTGATTTTCAAGTACAATTTAAACATGTGTTAGCTTAATAAACTATTTaggttaatttgaaaaaaaaaaaaaaaaaaaaaaaaatatcacactAGAAAACTATTACGTATTTTAGAaatataacaaaagaaattacagaaataatatttttgataatAAAGATATTTTTAGACCATTTATTCCTATAGAGATGATCCCAAATTATGAGAGAGGAtgacgtgaaaaaaaaaaaaaacattaatggTGTGAAAATAAGACTGCCCGACAAATTTTGCaaatatttacttcctttttatttgttgtttctaAAAACATAGTATTGAATTTCATAAGCTTATATTGTCATTTTTATATGATTAGAAGTTATAGAGTAATCTAATAATAGATAAATGAAAACAATTCAGATTTACAATAAACATCATACGAATTTTCAAACATAATGGAGAGCATGTTCTGAATTTCATAAGCCAGATGATAATTGACGAAATACGgtttatcttttccttttcctccatCTTTTGCAATCAAAAAGAGCATGTGAGTCACCATTAGCATTGCTCAGGAAAGAGGAAACAAACGAATAGAAAATGGTTACAGGCTTACAGCTGCCAACAACTTCTTGAGAATTACATGAAACCCATAGGAAAGACAATGCCGCTGCTTTCACcaagaaagtgagagagaagCTTTTCCAGTAAACCCTTCATTGGCATTTTGCATCCCCAAAagttttttgacttttgaggcaTCCGGCCTATAACCTCCAAAGGCATAGCAACATCCAGGAGAGCCAAAGTCctattgaaaaagaagaaaaaaggaaaaagaatcatATCATATCACAGTTGTTTAGCCCATAAAAGATCAGCAAACTATGTAACTGTCagcaaattttaaatataagttTTCTTATGTTTGTCACCCACCAAACAAGGCataagaaaattatgaaaaaatgaataaaattattttgatcGATTTGAATGATACCCAAATGTCCTAGGAGTCCAGTTTATAATTGCAGCACAGTAACATCTATAAAGTAGATGATCAATAgttgcaaaagaaaaaggacactGAAAAGCACCACCCTGCCTAAAAATTCTTGAGCAAAAGAAGACTTTTGGTGTGAATGTGGTGAACAtaaagtagagagagagaaaaaggcaGTGCCATTTATGTACCTCCAAGAATCAtcttcttttgaaattttagtcCCCGTGTCCCGCTCCAAGCATACCCTAATCATATCAAAACCACATATCAAAGTTTAGATTCAGacataaagtaaaaaaaatctcacatgGTTCCTGACAAAATGAGCATAAGATAGGAACTAACTAACCTCGTCCAAGGCAATTGTTGCTGGTGTTTACTCCATTTCTACAAATACAAGCAAATGACTGATCCAAACCAGCAAAGCCGCACAAACCGCCACTAGCTTCACAGTCCTTGCATGTATCCGTGTAGTAGGAATTGTTATACTGCAAAGAAATTCCGAATTTCCACTTCATCGGATCCCCCTCATCCCCGAACCCGTAGATCGATGTATATGATGAGCACTGGAGCTTGGGAAGGTCCAATGCATAGCCTGAACCAAGACCAACTGGGGAGTCATAGACACAACATGTGGAACTGGGTGCATTTTGAGGCAACCCAATGCCTGTCACTCCCTTGCAAGAATACAGCCCTCTACAAATACGAGAACCTGAGCCAGTATCACACAGATCTTCATCAAGATCAAACACAGGAGACGTTGTCGAGCACCCAAGCAGAACAAAGATATCATCTGCTGTTATAGTGAATGGACTGGTCCTGTCTAAGCTGAAGCTTCCAGAGTTTTGCATTGAAGAACAGGTTGACATGAGGGGGTCTGCAACAATTATGGTGCTGCTCGAGTAGTCGATTGAGGAAATCGTGTAAATGCCGGTGCCAGTGGAGAATTGGAGTGTCCCGGAGCTGCATTTTATGTATCTTGCAAAGTCGGGATGCCCGCATCCAAATCCAGTGCCGAATGGGAACTTTATGGGGACAGTGCCACATTTATCATCACATGTACCATTAATTGGGATGGTGTGGGAAGTTGCATAGACAGTGTGAATAAAGGAGCGCAAGAGCAAGAGCAGGATGTTGATGAAGAGCCATGCACTGGGGGCGAGTGACATTGGTGAAGGTTTTGAAACGGTTAAAGATTCATGAGCATGAAATATGAAGCAAAGCATTTCAAGGGTTTAACTTTTGTATTTGATATATGAAAAAGAATCGGGGGAGGGACTAGAGACTGTTCTTTTCGGTGGAGATGATCATTTTCAACGttgtctttttctctcttttttcttcctaaaaagTTGTGCCTATCTATATTGTGGTTTATAGCTACAAAGCAACATGCATTTTCATCTACAGAAAGGACTAAAGAGGAAATCAATATCAAATAGTGGGCTCTACGGGTGATATGACGGCATTTATGTTCAGACTTTTGCCACATAGTGGTGTCTAAACCCCGCAGGCACAGACTGTAGATGCTGTCTAGCAGTCAAAAAGCTGAAAagcttgaaaaatgaaaaggatcTAGGAGCACCCAAGCAACAGAAAaagatcattcattttttaagaaTTCGAATGCCAACACATCCACATACATGGCAAGCTACAATGTAATGAGGTTAAAATTAGCCCTTTATTGATCTCACTTCAATAATCAAACCAAGAATGAAAATTATGCTACCCATCCAGCTGCTTACAACCAGAAAACCTGGGTTCTAATTTCTGCTAGTGCTAGGCAAAAAACCAGTGAAGTTCCAGACCAGTCCAAATAAGTAAAACATCAAAAAGAGTAAAATGGAAAACTGAAGCAGTTTTCCTGTAGTGGTTCCTGGCATAACATGTTTTCGGAGTTGTTCTGCATTCCCATTGAAGCTGAGCAGCTGGAGAGATCTCCCAACTGAATAAAGACGAAAATCCAGCATTAAGTCAATTTTCCAACTGATTCCCTCCactaacaaataaaattccACAAATTGctccaaaaacaaattataaaaataaattataattcaaaGAAAGAACCTGGTTTAAACTGCCAGGCCAAGTCACTTTATTTAACTTATGAAATTCAGCCTTTGTTAACAGAGACAATCGAAAAATTCACACTTGTGCTGCGGAGGTAGCCTCTGAACTTTGTATCACAAGCAGAGGCCTTAGAGAACTTTCATTTTCCTTAGGTCCCCtctttcatttacaatttgaaaatCCAAGCAGACACTTCTCTCTGCATTGTCAGCAGAAGCCTTTGTCAACAATGTAAGCATCAGGAGTTTCTGTTGCATGGTAAACAAACCCAGTTTTTGGAAGCGAGCCACTTTTCGAGTTCCTTGCCCAAAATTCCACAGAAAATTGGTTGCTAAGCAGAACGAGCTGTCAGCAGAAGTTCAAATGGACAACATAACCAATTGGCACTGTTGAAGTTCAAGCATTCAGACCAGCCCAATTCTTAAAAGCAATAAGTGCTTCCATTTTTCTAAAGTTCCTCTTCCTCAATTTTGACACTTTGAGCTTTTTATGGGTCTCCATAAATGCTTGCTTGTATCTCCACTTATCCACAAAAATCTTCATCTCCTGACTTTTCTCCACTACTTGCATCACTACATCAAAGAAACCTCCCTTAACCAAAGCATAAAGGAATGCATCAACCAAGTTGTGATTAAATCTGACCCCCTTCTGCCCATCAGTTGGAACTTTTCGTTTAACCTCATTCCAGAGCATCAAAACACTGAAATATTTCTCTGCAGTCACATACCCGTTAATTAGGGACAAATATGTCTGGTCATTTGGCTCAAACTGCAAGAATGTCATCCTTCTCAAAGTCCTCCTTGCATCTTCTAATCGACCCGCTTTACAAAAAGCATGAATAATTGAATTCCAGTCGTGGGTTCCCATTTCAATTCTAGGATCCTCAACAACCTCATCTAAGAAGGCTGCCATCAACTCGGGCCGATGATTCTCCATTAAGCCAGTCATTATAGTTAAGTAACTCCCCTTAAGGTCAGGTACTCTTGCTTCTCTCATATCCCTAAACAACGAAAAGGCTGATTGAAAATCTTGGCTTGACATCGATGCATCTATCAATGCATCATAGGTCTCTACATCCAACTGAAGGCCTGAATTGCTAATTTCCATGACCAACTGAGAAGCTTGAGCTGTTCGATGCTCTTTGCAGTAAGCCTTCAAGATCGGCACATAGACCCCGAGCCCAACAGACCCTCCCTGAACATCCATTTCCTCAAGAATGCTGTGTGCCTTATCCGATAATCCAAGGTTAACACAAGCATTAACAATACCATAGCCAACAGATCTATCAACCACAACCGTTGAAGGCTCTAACTTTTGAGCTTCAGTGATCAAAGACGCCAAACCCTTGAAACTCCCATTGTCAAGAAATCCCTTAACCACTTCACAGTAAGTTTCTTCACCAAAATTTGTATCTTTGCAACCTACCCTCAAACTACGCAGAACAGTTGCTGAAACAGATTCTAAAGTGCCTGATTTAACATACCCTCTAACCAAATTGTTGAAAAAGACGCTTTTGTTCGAAAAACCAAACCCACCCATCAAACCTTCCAACTCAATTATCTTCTCTTCAAGCCCCTTAAGTGCATACAAATAAGCAAGAGAGCCAAAACTCGACTCATCCGGCCTAATACCCAAAACCGACATTGTTTCAACAACTTTCTCGGCATCACTCGCCGATTCAAGCTCACGACAACAACCCAGCAATGCCGCATTACAAGCGGCCAGGTCAGGTTTCATAAAATCCAACTTCTCATCCAAAGCAATCCTACAACTCTCTTCGAAAACCCGCAAAAACCCAACAAAGCTACCATTTTTCCTGCTGATTTCAACAAGCACATTTCCCCACACTCCAAAGGGCACAAAAAACCTATTCTTGAACATACACTTGATCAAAGCAAAAGCAGGGGCAGCAGTGTTGGAACATCTCATAGAATCCAACAGTTTTCCCACGGTTTCAAAGTCCAATAACTTAGGGTTCTTCTCTATAAGATAAACCGCCGAGGCAAAAGCCCTTTTGAGATTATGAATGTCATTGAGTGAGGACAAGTGGGCGATGAGAGAGTTGGTGAGGGACTTACTAGGGAAGGCAGAGTTTCCGGTGAGGGTCTTGAAGGACTTCCATGCCTCATCAGTGCTTGCGGTGATG
This window encodes:
- the LOC132177015 gene encoding probable inactive purple acid phosphatase 1 isoform X2 — protein: MRGLNSISLAILFLLTALQEAWSHGDQPLSKIAIHKASFALQDHAYVKASPTVLGFKGQNTEWVSIEFSSPNPSNDDWIGVFSPANFSASTCPEENPRVYPPLLCSAPIKFQYANYSSPEYKKTGKGYLKLQLINQRSNFSFALFSAGLSNPKLVAVSNQVAFANPNAPVYPRLAQGKEWNEMTVTWTSGYGIDEAEPFVEWGPKGGDRVLSAAAGTLTFDRNSMCGAPARTVGWRDPGFIHTSFLKELWPNKKYIYKLGHRLFNGTYIWSEQYQFRASPYPGQNSLQRVVIFGDMGKDEADGSNEYNNFQRGSLNTTRELIRDLKNIDIIFHIGDICYANGYISQWDQFTAQVEPITSTVPYMIASGNHERDWPGTGSFYGNMDSGGECGVLAETMFYVPAENRAKFWYSTDYGMFRFCVADTEHDWREGTEQYKFIEHCLASVDRQKQPWLIFLAHRVLGYSSCTSYAEEGSFEEPMGRESLQKLWQKYKVDIAVYGHVHSYERTCPIYQNICTNKEKHYYKGTLNGTIHVVAGGGGASLSPFTTLQTQWSFFRDYDYGFIKLTAFDHSNLLFEYKKSRDGKVYDSFRISRDYRDILACTVDSCPSMTLAS
- the LOC132177510 gene encoding pentatricopeptide repeat-containing protein At1g69290 yields the protein MWRKALSFLPQRAFSSAPEIPTLYSFLQPSVFALNKTPPPPSPPSQNPPPQALTADHIATLETTLYQSIITASTDEAWKSFKTLTGNSAFPSKSLTNSLIAHLSSLNDIHNLKRAFASAVYLIEKNPKLLDFETVGKLLDSMRCSNTAAPAFALIKCMFKNRFFVPFGVWGNVLVEISRKNGSFVGFLRVFEESCRIALDEKLDFMKPDLAACNAALLGCCRELESASDAEKVVETMSVLGIRPDESSFGSLAYLYALKGLEEKIIELEGLMGGFGFSNKSVFFNNLVRGYVKSGTLESVSATVLRSLRVGCKDTNFGEETYCEVVKGFLDNGSFKGLASLITEAQKLEPSTVVVDRSVGYGIVNACVNLGLSDKAHSILEEMDVQGGSVGLGVYVPILKAYCKEHRTAQASQLVMEISNSGLQLDVETYDALIDASMSSQDFQSAFSLFRDMREARVPDLKGSYLTIMTGLMENHRPELMAAFLDEVVEDPRIEMGTHDWNSIIHAFCKAGRLEDARRTLRRMTFLQFEPNDQTYLSLINGYVTAEKYFSVLMLWNEVKRKVPTDGQKGVRFNHNLVDAFLYALVKGGFFDVVMQVVEKSQEMKIFVDKWRYKQAFMETHKKLKVSKLRKRNFRKMEALIAFKNWAGLNA
- the LOC132177511 gene encoding uncharacterized protein LOC132177511 — its product is MLCFIFHAHESLTVSKPSPMSLAPSAWLFINILLLLLRSFIHTVYATSHTIPINGTCDDKCGTVPIKFPFGTGFGCGHPDFARYIKCSSGTLQFSTGTGIYTISSIDYSSSTIIVADPLMSTCSSMQNSGSFSLDRTSPFTITADDIFVLLGCSTTSPVFDLDEDLCDTGSGSRICRGLYSCKGVTGIGLPQNAPSSTCCVYDSPVGLGSGYALDLPKLQCSSYTSIYGFGDEGDPMKWKFGISLQYNNSYYTDTCKDCEASGGLCGFAGLDQSFACICRNGVNTSNNCLGRGYAWSGTRGLKFQKKMILGGLWLSWMLLCLWRL
- the LOC132177015 gene encoding probable inactive purple acid phosphatase 1 isoform X1, with product MNILRSLGGMRGLNSISLAILFLLTALQEAWSHGDQPLSKIAIHKASFALQDHAYVKASPTVLGFKGQNTEWVSIEFSSPNPSNDDWIGVFSPANFSASTCPEENPRVYPPLLCSAPIKFQYANYSSPEYKKTGKGYLKLQLINQRSNFSFALFSAGLSNPKLVAVSNQVAFANPNAPVYPRLAQGKEWNEMTVTWTSGYGIDEAEPFVEWGPKGGDRVLSAAAGTLTFDRNSMCGAPARTVGWRDPGFIHTSFLKELWPNKKYIYKLGHRLFNGTYIWSEQYQFRASPYPGQNSLQRVVIFGDMGKDEADGSNEYNNFQRGSLNTTRELIRDLKNIDIIFHIGDICYANGYISQWDQFTAQVEPITSTVPYMIASGNHERDWPGTGSFYGNMDSGGECGVLAETMFYVPAENRAKFWYSTDYGMFRFCVADTEHDWREGTEQYKFIEHCLASVDRQKQPWLIFLAHRVLGYSSCTSYAEEGSFEEPMGRESLQKLWQKYKVDIAVYGHVHSYERTCPIYQNICTNKEKHYYKGTLNGTIHVVAGGGGASLSPFTTLQTQWSFFRDYDYGFIKLTAFDHSNLLFEYKKSRDGKVYDSFRISRDYRDILACTVDSCPSMTLAS